The sequence GGGATTTTCCGCCTTGCCGCCGATGTTGCGCGGCGCGGCGCGGTCGAACGCATCGCGCAACGCTGAGATCGAGACCGCGATCGGCGTGAGAATTTCTGAATTGCGCGACACCGGCGGCAGCGGCGGCAATTTTGCCAGGACGGGCTTCTCGACCGTGACCGGCCAGAAGGTGTTCATCGCAAAGAGACTGACCGCGAACGACGCGACGAGGGCCGCGAATCCCAGCAGGATCACCTTCAAGCGCATAACGACTCCGCACGCATCATGACGGCGATGCTACAGCCGTCATCATAAGCGCGCCAGCCCGCGCGGCTCCGGACTACCGGATGTCTTTCGGCAGATCCTTTTGTTTCGGCAGTTGCGGGAGCTTTTTCTGCGCCGTCGGCAACGCGGGCTGCCCCGCGCGCGGCAGACCCGCCGGCATGCGTTGCGCCGGTGCTTGCGGAACGCCAACACGTCCGACGCCGGGGATATTCGGAACGCCGAGCCGGTTGATAATGCCGCCGGCACCGCCCTGAATCGCGGGCATGCCGGATGGCCGCTGGAATCCGCCTGGCATGCCGGACGGAGCAGGCATTCCGGTCTGCCGCGGCAAGCCGGGCTGGCCGGGAATTCCTTGCCGAATGCCCGGTTGCATGCCCGGCTGGTTCAGTGCGGGCCGTTGTCCGAACTGGCCCGGCGCGCCGGGCGGCCTTTGTAGTCCGGGTTGATTGGGCAGACCCGGCCGCCCCGTTCCCGGCTGCAAGTTGCCGCGCTGTCCCGGCGGATTGTGCAGGCCCGGCTGATTCATACCCGGACGATTTGGCTGACCTGGTTGATTCAAGCCGGGACGATTGAGTTGACCGGGCTGGTTACGCAGACCCGGTTGATTGGGCTGACCCGGCCTGTTGTTCAGCCCCGGTTGCCCGCGCTGACCTGGTTGATTGCCCGGCTGATTGAATCCGCCACGCTGTCCGGGCTGGTTGAAGCCGCCTCGCTGACCCGGCTGGTTGAGTCCGGGTCGTCCGAAGCCGGGCTGACGCGGATTTTGCAAACGGAAATTGCGCTGCTGCATGACGATGTTCCGTCCGATGCCTTGCATCGTGTGCACGCGCTGCACGAAGCCGCGGTCGCGCGCGATCATCTGCGCGGACATCATCATCGGCATCGCCGACATCCGCATGCCGAACCCCTGCACCATGACGCCGCGCACGGTGAAGCCGCTCGCGCCCTGCGTCAGCATACCGAGCGGAGCGCCGTCGCGAGCTTTGACCTCGATGCGTCCCACCTTGCCGTCGGCGTCGGGATAAAGTTTGACCCCGACATTGTTTTTGGCATTGGCCGCGGCACCTTCCGGCACCTCGACAACGCCGGTGGTGCCGCGAATGCCGAGCGTCGCTGTCGGCGTCTCGATCTTCATGTCGCCGGTCTTGGCCACGGCGGCGGCGACGAAGGCCATGGTGCCGCGCGTGACGTTGATCAGCGCG is a genomic window of Bradyrhizobium sp. G127 containing:
- a CDS encoding FecR domain-containing protein; translation: MKIRGGLFLASMLVCVAFAPHAHAASSVQLAQATPAQPQAPAPAPADQSAQPSADPAQPADPQTAETEEPVGNVATLKGTATVTRNGTVTPLKLQDDIYKGDELQTGKNATLGVTFTDDTTLNLSASSRVVVDNFIYQDGAKDNAALINVTRGTMAFVAAAVAKTGDMKIETPTATLGIRGTTGVVEVPEGAAANAKNNVGVKLYPDADGKVGRIEVKARDGAPLGMLTQGASGFTVRGVMVQGFGMRMSAMPMMMSAQMIARDRGFVQRVHTMQGIGRNIVMQQRNFRLQNPRQPGFGRPGLNQPGQRGGFNQPGQRGGFNQPGNQPGQRGQPGLNNRPGQPNQPGLRNQPGQLNRPGLNQPGQPNRPGMNQPGLHNPPGQRGNLQPGTGRPGLPNQPGLQRPPGAPGQFGQRPALNQPGMQPGIRQGIPGQPGLPRQTGMPAPSGMPGGFQRPSGMPAIQGGAGGIINRLGVPNIPGVGRVGVPQAPAQRMPAGLPRAGQPALPTAQKKLPQLPKQKDLPKDIR